Proteins encoded together in one Chitinophaga varians window:
- a CDS encoding YncE family protein, whose product MIKQLRFIRIVVVMTMLAMAGCRNGDYIVPPVVTPVDTPVTHATYKGFYLLNEGNMGSNKCTLDFYDFTTGTYNKNIYATVNPNVVKELGDVGNDIKIYGSKLYAVINVSNKVEVLEAATAKRIKQVDLLNCRYMAFANGKAYISSYAGPVVIDPRSPLGIVAEVDTATLEITRKVEVGYQPEEMAVIGNKLYVANSGGYRPPDYDSTISVIDLATFKEIKKIHVDINLHRLKADSDGDLYVTSRGDYYNRPSALYVVDTKTDEVKKRIAIAASNLCIAGDTAYLYGSEYSYNTASWKINYAMVNVKTETLLPGNFITDGTEKNIKMPYGIMVDPETRDIYVTDARDYVSPGTLYCFDKTGKKRWSVITGDIPAHFVFLPKKL is encoded by the coding sequence ATGATTAAACAACTACGTTTTATCAGAATAGTTGTAGTAATGACCATGCTGGCCATGGCCGGTTGCCGTAACGGCGACTATATCGTGCCTCCGGTAGTAACACCTGTGGACACACCGGTAACGCACGCCACCTACAAAGGGTTTTATCTTCTCAACGAAGGAAACATGGGCAGCAACAAATGTACCCTCGATTTCTACGACTTCACGACGGGAACGTACAATAAAAACATCTACGCCACTGTGAACCCTAACGTGGTGAAAGAACTGGGCGATGTAGGCAACGATATCAAAATATACGGCAGTAAGTTGTACGCTGTCATCAACGTGTCCAACAAGGTAGAGGTGCTGGAAGCTGCTACTGCAAAGCGTATAAAGCAGGTAGACCTGCTTAACTGCCGTTACATGGCGTTTGCTAACGGGAAAGCCTATATCAGTTCATATGCAGGCCCCGTAGTAATAGACCCGCGTTCGCCGCTGGGTATTGTGGCCGAAGTGGATACCGCCACCCTGGAAATTACCCGCAAGGTGGAAGTCGGCTACCAGCCTGAGGAAATGGCCGTGATAGGCAACAAGCTGTATGTGGCCAATTCCGGTGGCTACCGTCCGCCGGACTATGACAGCACCATATCCGTGATAGATCTGGCCACATTTAAAGAGATTAAAAAAATCCATGTGGATATTAACCTGCACCGGCTGAAAGCTGACAGCGATGGTGATTTGTATGTGACCAGCAGAGGAGACTACTATAACCGGCCCTCTGCGCTGTATGTGGTGGACACCAAAACCGACGAGGTAAAAAAGCGTATCGCCATTGCGGCCAGCAATCTTTGCATCGCGGGGGATACCGCTTACCTGTATGGCTCCGAGTACAGCTATAATACCGCTTCCTGGAAAATCAACTATGCCATGGTGAATGTGAAAACGGAAACATTGCTGCCGGGCAATTTTATTACTGACGGCACAGAGAAGAACATCAAAATGCCTTATGGCATCATGGTAGATCCTGAAACCCGGGATATTTATGTAACTGATGCCCGTGATTATGTGTCTCCCGGCACATTGTATTGTTTCGATAAAACAGGTAAAAAGCGATGGTCAGTGATTACCGGTGATATCCCTGCACACTTTGTCTTCCTTCCTAAAAAACTATAA
- a CDS encoding TonB-dependent receptor: protein MRIPLLRTTLYMVLAGCPVVSLMAQQQTDSTRTKDLREISVIAPRGGKEIAPGQQLKGAELQRLNSQSVADALRFFSGIQIKDYGGIGGLKTVDIRSMGTNHTGVFYDGIELGNAQNGVVDLGKFSLDNMEEIALYNGQKSSIFQPAKDYGSSGSIYLTTLKPRFEEGERRHLRGTFKTGSFGLVNPSVLWQEKISSRVSATFSGEWTNANGQYKFRYRKTDKQNPAAGYDTTAIRKNGDINAFRLEGSLHGVMNGGEWNSKIYFYDSERGLPGYMANNLFVHVDRQWDRNFFAQSSWRKDISPRYSLMFNGKYAYDYTHYLAPDTAYFAENRYYQQEVYLSVANQFAVTNWWNVGLSGDFQWNKLDADLKGFSYPQRFTTLVALATSVNFQRFSAQASLLNTNMNEQVKRNAASPFRQELTPAVFVSWQPVAKIPVTWRSFYKRIFRMPTFNDLYYTEIGNSNLKPEFTTQYNTGLTWNQSFHGSILQELGIEADAYYNEVTDKIVAVPGSSQFRWTMMNLGFVKIKGVDVKAKAAWQLLHDLQVTTRATYTFQEARDYTDKSDSFYGDQIAYVPRHSGSLIIGGLYKAWDLNYSFIYTGERYNAKANIPANYTLPWYTSDLALAYTRTVNKTRFRLTAQVNNLMNQYYDVVINYPMPGRNYKFILSVNI, encoded by the coding sequence ATGCGTATCCCATTACTGAGGACCACCTTGTACATGGTGCTCGCAGGATGCCCTGTTGTGTCCCTGATGGCGCAACAGCAAACTGACAGCACCCGGACCAAAGACCTGCGGGAAATATCTGTCATTGCCCCCAGGGGCGGTAAAGAAATCGCCCCCGGGCAACAACTGAAAGGGGCGGAGCTGCAAAGACTGAACTCCCAGTCTGTCGCGGATGCGCTGCGCTTTTTTTCGGGTATCCAGATAAAAGACTACGGTGGCATCGGCGGCCTGAAAACAGTGGACATACGCAGCATGGGCACCAACCACACCGGCGTGTTCTATGACGGCATCGAACTGGGCAACGCACAAAACGGCGTGGTGGACCTGGGCAAATTCTCCCTGGACAACATGGAGGAAATAGCGCTCTACAACGGACAGAAAAGCAGCATCTTCCAACCGGCAAAAGACTATGGCTCCTCAGGGTCCATCTATCTCACCACCCTTAAGCCCCGTTTCGAAGAAGGCGAAAGAAGACACCTGAGAGGAACGTTTAAGACCGGCTCCTTTGGCCTCGTCAACCCTTCCGTGCTATGGCAGGAGAAAATCAGCAGCCGCGTATCGGCCACTTTCAGCGGTGAGTGGACCAACGCCAACGGCCAGTATAAATTCCGCTACCGGAAAACCGACAAACAAAACCCTGCCGCGGGATATGATACCACGGCCATCCGTAAAAACGGCGATATCAACGCTTTCCGCCTCGAAGGCAGCCTGCACGGCGTCATGAACGGCGGTGAATGGAACTCCAAAATCTACTTTTACGATTCAGAACGCGGCCTGCCCGGCTATATGGCCAACAACCTGTTTGTACATGTGGACCGCCAATGGGACCGGAACTTCTTTGCACAGTCATCCTGGCGCAAAGACATCTCGCCCAGGTACAGCCTGATGTTCAACGGTAAATACGCCTACGACTATACGCATTACCTGGCCCCGGATACTGCCTACTTTGCGGAGAACCGCTACTATCAGCAGGAAGTATACCTGTCGGTCGCCAATCAGTTTGCCGTGACCAACTGGTGGAACGTAGGACTGTCAGGGGATTTTCAATGGAACAAACTGGACGCGGACCTGAAAGGCTTCTCCTATCCGCAGCGCTTCACCACCCTGGTGGCATTGGCCACGTCCGTTAACTTCCAGCGTTTCAGCGCGCAGGCCAGTCTGCTGAACACCAACATGAACGAACAGGTAAAACGCAATGCAGCCTCGCCTTTCCGGCAGGAGCTGACACCGGCGGTTTTTGTATCGTGGCAGCCGGTAGCGAAAATACCCGTCACCTGGAGGAGCTTCTACAAGCGCATTTTCAGAATGCCCACATTTAATGATCTCTATTACACGGAAATAGGCAACTCCAACCTGAAACCGGAATTCACCACACAATACAATACAGGCCTTACCTGGAACCAGTCCTTCCACGGAAGCATATTGCAGGAACTGGGCATAGAAGCGGACGCCTACTACAATGAAGTGACCGACAAAATCGTGGCGGTGCCCGGCTCCAGCCAGTTCCGCTGGACCATGATGAACCTCGGCTTTGTGAAGATCAAAGGCGTGGACGTTAAGGCAAAAGCAGCATGGCAGTTGCTGCATGACCTGCAAGTGACTACCAGGGCCACTTATACCTTCCAGGAAGCGCGTGATTATACTGATAAGTCAGACTCGTTCTACGGAGATCAGATAGCCTACGTTCCCCGGCACAGCGGTTCGCTGATCATAGGCGGCCTGTACAAGGCCTGGGACCTGAACTACAGCTTTATCTACACCGGCGAACGGTACAATGCGAAAGCCAATATACCGGCCAACTACACGCTGCCCTGGTATACCAGCGACCTCGCGCTGGCGTATACACGTACTGTCAATAAAACCCGCTTCCGGCTTACCGCACAGGTGAATAACCTGATGAACCAATACTATGACGTGGTGATCAACTACCCGATGCCGGGAAGAAACTACAAATTTATTCTCTCTGTAAATATTTAA